The Saccopteryx leptura isolate mSacLep1 chromosome 2, mSacLep1_pri_phased_curated, whole genome shotgun sequence genome has a window encoding:
- the ZDHHC12 gene encoding palmitoyltransferase ZDHHC12 codes for MAPWALLSPGVLVRTGHTVLTWGITLVLFLHDTALRQWEEQGNLLLPLTFLLLVLGSLLLYLAVSLMDPGYVNVQPQEEAKEEQTAMVAQAIPLRRCGYCMVLQPLRARHCKECRRCVRRYDHHCPWMENCVGERNHPLFVAYLALQLLVLLWSLYLAWSGLRFFQPWGLWLRSSGLLFTTFLLLSFFSMVAGLLLASHLYLVASNTTTWEFISSHRIAYLHQRSSSPFDRGLAHNLAHFFCGWPSGSWETLWTEEEEEAEGHSQAV; via the exons ATGGCGCCCTGGGCGCTGCTCAGCCCTGGGGTCCTGGTGCGGACCGGGCACACTGTGCTGACCTGGGGGATCACGCTGGTGCTCTTCCTGCACGATACCG CACTGCGGCAATGGGAAGAACAGGGGAACCTGCTCCTGCCCCTCACCTTCCTGCTCCTGGTGCTGGGCTCCCTGCTGCTCTACCTGGCCGTGTCGCTCATGGACCCAGGCTACGTGAATGTCCAGCCCCAG GAGGAGGCCAAGGAGGAGCAGACGGCCATGGTTGCTCAGGCCATCCCTCTTCGGCGCTGCGGATACTGCATGGTGCTG CAGCCCCTACGGGCCCGACACTGCAAAGAGTGCCGTCGCTGCGTCCGCCGCTACGACCACCACTGCCCCTGGATGGAGAACTGTGTGGGGGAGCGCAACCACCCGCTCTTCGTGGCTTACCTGGCACTGCAGCTGCTTGTGCTTCTGTGGAGCCTGTACTTGGCCTG GTCTGGCCTCCGGTTCTTCCAGCCCTGGGGACTGTGGCTGAGGTCCAGTGGGCTCCTGTTCACCACCTTCCTGCTGCTCTCCTTCTTCTCGATGGTGGCCGGCCTGCTCCTGGCCTCGCACCTCTACCTGGTGGCCAGCAACACCACCACCTGGGAGTTCATCTCCTCACACCGCATCGCCTACCTCCACCAGCGCTCCAGCAGCCCCTTTGATCGGGGCCTCGCCCACAACCTGGCCCACTTCTTCTGTGGATGGCCCTCGGGGTCCTGGGAGACCCTCTGGaccgaggaggaagaggaggcagagggccACAGCCAGGCTGTTTAG
- the PKN3 gene encoding serine/threonine-protein kinase N3 isoform X1: MEEGAPPQPGPGRQPPEDEREVIRRAIQKELKIKEGVENLRRVATDRRHLGNVQQLLRASNRRLEQLHGELQQLHARILLPGPPAEPVAPGPRPPAEQPRARHLEALQRQLQVELKVKQGAENMTHTYASGTPKGRKLLAAAQQMLRDSQLKVALLRMKISSLEASGSPEPGPELLAEELRHRLRIEAAVTEGAKNVVKLLGGRRTQDRKALAEAQAQLQESSQKLDLLRLALEQLLEGLPPAHPLRGRVARELQTSVSGNPQPSGMLVKPTAMTGTLQVRLLGCEQLLTAVPGRSPVAALAGSPSQGWLRGRARQQRGRGELASEVLAVLKVDNHIVGQTGWGPVAKQSWDQNFVIPLERARELEVGVRWRDWRQLCGVAFLRLEDFLDNACHQLTLSLVPQGLLFAQVTFCDPVIERRPRLQRQKRIFSKRRGQDFLRASQMNLSMAAWGRLVMNLLPPCSSPSTVSPPKGCPQTLAPSWGAASPATPSNFPPKKTSLGEEMRPPPKPPRLYLPREPTLEETPRTKRPHMDSRPRLGPSGPSSTFRKPPRLQDFRCLAVLGRGHFGKVLLVQFKGTGKYYAIKALKKQEVLSRDEIESLYCEKRILEAVGRTGHPFLLSLLACFQTSSHACFVTEFAPGGDLMMQIHEDVFPEPQARFYVACVVLGLQFLHEKKIIYRDLKLDNLLLDAQGFLKIADFGLCKEGIGFGDRTSTFCGTPEFLAPEVLTQEAYTRAVDWWGLGVLLYEMLVGECPFPGDTEEEVFDCIVNADAPYPRFLSVQGLELIQKLLQKCPERRLGAGEQDAEEIKAQPFFRTTNWQALLARAVQPPFAPTLCGPTDLRYFEGEFTELPPALTPPDPRSPISARQQAAFRDFDFVSERLLEP; the protein is encoded by the exons ATGGAGGAGGGGGCGCCGCCGCAG CCTGGGCCGGGCCGGCAGCCCCCGGAGGATGAGAGAGAGGTGATCCGCCGGGCCATCCAGAAGGAGCTGAAAATCAAGGAGGGTGTGGAGAACCTGCGGCGGGTGGCCACCGACCGCCGCCACCTGGGAAACGTGCAGCAGCTGCTCAGAGCCTCCAACCGCCGCCTGGAACAGCTGCAtggggagctccagcagctgcatgCCCGAATCCTGCTGCCCGGCCCCCCGGCGG AACCTGTGGCCCCGGGACCCCGGCCTCCAGCCGAGCAGCCGAGGGCCCGGCACCTGGAGGCTCTGCAGAGGCAGCTGCAGGTGGAGCTGAAGGTCAAGCAGGGGGCTGAGAACATGACGCACACGTATGCCAGCGGCACGCCCAAG GGGAGGAAGCTGCTGGCAGCTGCCCAGCAGATGCTGCGAGACAGCCAGCTGAAGGTGGCCCTGTTGCGCATGAAGATCAGCAGCCTGGAGGCCAGTGGGTCCCCTGAGCCAG GCCCTGAGCTGCTGGCCGAGGAGCTGAGGCACAGACTGCGCATCGAGGCCGCCGTGACCGAGGGGGCCAAGAACGTGGTGAAGCTGCTGGGTGGCCGGCGAACACAGGACCGCAAGGCGCTGGCTGAG GCTCAGGCCCAGCTCCAGGAGTCCTCCCAGAAACTGGACCTTCTGCGACTGGCcttggagcagctgctggagggactgccccctgcccaccccctgcgTGGCAGAGTGGCCCGGGAGCTGCAGACTTCGGTGTCCGGGAACCCCCAGCCTTCGGGGATGCTCGTAAAGCCCACTGCCATGACAG GGACTCTGCAGGTCCGCCTCCTGGGCTGCGAGCAGCTGCTGACCGCCGTGCCCGGCCGCTCGCCAGTGGCCGCTCTGGCCGGGAGCCCTTCGCAGGGCTGGCTTCGGGGCCGGGCCAGGCAGCAGCGTGGCAGAGGCGAGCTGGCTA GTGAGGTGCTGGCTGTGTTGAAGGTGGACAATCACATCGTGGGCCAGACAGGTTGGGGGCCTGTGGCCAAGCAGTCCTGGGACCAGAACTTTGTCATCCCCCTGGAGCGG GCCCGAGAGCTGGAGGTCGGGGTGCGCTGGCGGGACTGGCGACAGCTGTGCGGCGTGGCCTTCCTGCGGCTAGAGGACTTCCTGGACAATGCCTGTCACCAGCTCACCCTCAGCCTGGTGCCACAGGGACTGCTCTTTGCCCAG gtaACCTTCTGTGACCCTGTCATTGAGAGGAGGCCCCGGCTGCAGAGGCAGAAGCGCATTTTCTCTAAACGCAGGG GTCAGGACTTCCTGAGGGCTTCCCAGATGAACCTCAGCATGGCAGCCTGGGGGCGCCTGGTCATGAACCTCCTGCCCCCCTGCAGTTCCCCAAGCACCGTCAGTCCTCCCAAAGGGTGCCCCCAGACCCTGGCCCCATCCTGGGGGGCTGCCAGCCCTGCCACGCCCAG TAATTTCCCGCCCAAGAAGACCTCCTTGGGAGAAGAGATGAGGCCCCCACCCAAGCCCCCTCGTCTCTACCTGCCCCGGGAGCCAACCCTCGAAGAGACGCCG CGCACCAAACGCCCCCACATGGATTCCAGGCCTCGCCTCGGGCCATCTGGACCGTCCTCAACCTTCAG GAAACCCCCCCGGCTTCAGGACTTCCGCTGCTTGGCTGTGCTGGGTCGGGGACACTTCGGGAAG GTCCTCTTGGTGCAGTTCAAGGGGACAGGGAAATACTATGCCATCAAAGCACTGAAGAAGCAGGAGGTGCTGAGCCGTGATGAGATAGAGAG CCTGTACTGTGAGAAGCGGATCCTGGAGGCTGTGGGCCGCACGGGGCACCCCTTCCTGCTGTCCCTTCTCGCCTGCTTCCAGACCTCCAGCCACGCCTGCTTTGTGACTGAGTTTGCGCCGGGGGGCGACCTCATGATGCAGATCCACGAGGACGTTTTCCCTGAGCCCCAGGCCCG GTTCTACGTGGCCTGTGTGGTCCTGGGGCTGCAGTTCTTACACGAGAAGAAGATCATTTACAG GGACCTGAAGTTGGATAATCTTCTGCTAGATGCACAGGGTTTCCTGAAGATCGCGGACTTTGGGCTCTGTAAGGAAG GGATCGGCTTTGGGGATCGGACCAGCACGTTCTGCGGCACCCCAGAGTTCCTGGCCCCCGAGGTGCTGACCCAGGAGGCCTAcacccgggccgtggactggtggGGGCTGGGCGTGCTGCTCTATGAGATGCTGGTGGGAGAG TGCCCATTCCCAGGGGACACTGAGGAGGAGGTGTTTGATTGCATCGTCAATGCGGATGCTCCATATCCCCGCTTTCTGTCGGTGCAAGGGCTCGAGCTCATTCAGAAG CTCCTCCAGAAGTGCCCAGAGAGGCGCCTGGGGGCAGGAGAGCAGGACGCCGAGGAGATCAAGGCTCAGCCTTTCTTCAGG ACCACCAACTGGCAGGCTCTGCTCGCTCGCGCTGTCCAGCCCCCCTTTGCACCCACCCTCTGCGGCCCCACAGACCTGCGCTACTTCGAGGGCGAGTTCACGGAGTTGCCGCCGGCCTTGACCCCCCCTGACCCACGCAGCCCCATCTCTGCCCGCCAACAGGCTGCCTTCCGGGATTTCGACTTTGTGTCTGAGCGGCTCCTGGAGCCGTGA
- the PKN3 gene encoding serine/threonine-protein kinase N3 isoform X2, giving the protein MEEGAPPQPGPGRQPPEDEREVIRRAIQKELKIKEGVENLRRVATDRRHLGNVQQLLRASNRRLEQLHGELQQLHARILLPGPPAEPVAPGPRPPAEQPRARHLEALQRQLQVELKVKQGAENMTHTYASGTPKGRKLLAAAQQMLRDSQLKVALLRMKISSLEASGSPEPGPELLAEELRHRLRIEAAVTEGAKNVVKLLGGRRTQDRKALAEAQAQLQESSQKLDLLRLALEQLLEGLPPAHPLRGRVARELQTSVSGNPQPSGMLVKPTAMTGTLQVRLLGCEQLLTAVPGRSPVAALAGSPSQGWLRGRARQQRGRGELASEVLAVLKVDNHIVGQTGWGPVAKQSWDQNFVIPLERARELEVGVRWRDWRQLCGVAFLRLEDFLDNACHQLTLSLVPQGLLFAQVTFCDPVIERRPRLQRQKRIFSKRRGQDFLRASQMNLSMAAWGRLVMNLLPPCSSPSTVSPPKGCPQTLAPSWGAASPATPSNFPPKKTSLGEEMRPPPKPPRLYLPREPTLEETPRTKRPHMDSRPRLGPSGPSSTFRKPPRLQDFRCLAVLGRGHFGKVLLVQFKGTGKYYAIKALKKQEVLSRDEIESLYCEKRILEAVGRTGHPFLLSLLACFQTSSHACFVTEFAPGGDLMMQIHEDVFPEPQARFYVACVVLGLQFLHEKKIIYRDLKLDNLLLDAQGFLKIADFGLCKEGIGFGDRTSTFCGTPEFLAPEVLTQEAYTRAVDWWGLGVLLYEMLVGECPFPGDTEEEVFDCIVNADAPYPRFLSVQGLELIQKLLQKCPERRLGAGEQDAEEIKAQPFFRAPLPLSPDHQLAGSARSRCPAPLCTHPLRPHRPALLRGRVHGVAAGLDPP; this is encoded by the exons ATGGAGGAGGGGGCGCCGCCGCAG CCTGGGCCGGGCCGGCAGCCCCCGGAGGATGAGAGAGAGGTGATCCGCCGGGCCATCCAGAAGGAGCTGAAAATCAAGGAGGGTGTGGAGAACCTGCGGCGGGTGGCCACCGACCGCCGCCACCTGGGAAACGTGCAGCAGCTGCTCAGAGCCTCCAACCGCCGCCTGGAACAGCTGCAtggggagctccagcagctgcatgCCCGAATCCTGCTGCCCGGCCCCCCGGCGG AACCTGTGGCCCCGGGACCCCGGCCTCCAGCCGAGCAGCCGAGGGCCCGGCACCTGGAGGCTCTGCAGAGGCAGCTGCAGGTGGAGCTGAAGGTCAAGCAGGGGGCTGAGAACATGACGCACACGTATGCCAGCGGCACGCCCAAG GGGAGGAAGCTGCTGGCAGCTGCCCAGCAGATGCTGCGAGACAGCCAGCTGAAGGTGGCCCTGTTGCGCATGAAGATCAGCAGCCTGGAGGCCAGTGGGTCCCCTGAGCCAG GCCCTGAGCTGCTGGCCGAGGAGCTGAGGCACAGACTGCGCATCGAGGCCGCCGTGACCGAGGGGGCCAAGAACGTGGTGAAGCTGCTGGGTGGCCGGCGAACACAGGACCGCAAGGCGCTGGCTGAG GCTCAGGCCCAGCTCCAGGAGTCCTCCCAGAAACTGGACCTTCTGCGACTGGCcttggagcagctgctggagggactgccccctgcccaccccctgcgTGGCAGAGTGGCCCGGGAGCTGCAGACTTCGGTGTCCGGGAACCCCCAGCCTTCGGGGATGCTCGTAAAGCCCACTGCCATGACAG GGACTCTGCAGGTCCGCCTCCTGGGCTGCGAGCAGCTGCTGACCGCCGTGCCCGGCCGCTCGCCAGTGGCCGCTCTGGCCGGGAGCCCTTCGCAGGGCTGGCTTCGGGGCCGGGCCAGGCAGCAGCGTGGCAGAGGCGAGCTGGCTA GTGAGGTGCTGGCTGTGTTGAAGGTGGACAATCACATCGTGGGCCAGACAGGTTGGGGGCCTGTGGCCAAGCAGTCCTGGGACCAGAACTTTGTCATCCCCCTGGAGCGG GCCCGAGAGCTGGAGGTCGGGGTGCGCTGGCGGGACTGGCGACAGCTGTGCGGCGTGGCCTTCCTGCGGCTAGAGGACTTCCTGGACAATGCCTGTCACCAGCTCACCCTCAGCCTGGTGCCACAGGGACTGCTCTTTGCCCAG gtaACCTTCTGTGACCCTGTCATTGAGAGGAGGCCCCGGCTGCAGAGGCAGAAGCGCATTTTCTCTAAACGCAGGG GTCAGGACTTCCTGAGGGCTTCCCAGATGAACCTCAGCATGGCAGCCTGGGGGCGCCTGGTCATGAACCTCCTGCCCCCCTGCAGTTCCCCAAGCACCGTCAGTCCTCCCAAAGGGTGCCCCCAGACCCTGGCCCCATCCTGGGGGGCTGCCAGCCCTGCCACGCCCAG TAATTTCCCGCCCAAGAAGACCTCCTTGGGAGAAGAGATGAGGCCCCCACCCAAGCCCCCTCGTCTCTACCTGCCCCGGGAGCCAACCCTCGAAGAGACGCCG CGCACCAAACGCCCCCACATGGATTCCAGGCCTCGCCTCGGGCCATCTGGACCGTCCTCAACCTTCAG GAAACCCCCCCGGCTTCAGGACTTCCGCTGCTTGGCTGTGCTGGGTCGGGGACACTTCGGGAAG GTCCTCTTGGTGCAGTTCAAGGGGACAGGGAAATACTATGCCATCAAAGCACTGAAGAAGCAGGAGGTGCTGAGCCGTGATGAGATAGAGAG CCTGTACTGTGAGAAGCGGATCCTGGAGGCTGTGGGCCGCACGGGGCACCCCTTCCTGCTGTCCCTTCTCGCCTGCTTCCAGACCTCCAGCCACGCCTGCTTTGTGACTGAGTTTGCGCCGGGGGGCGACCTCATGATGCAGATCCACGAGGACGTTTTCCCTGAGCCCCAGGCCCG GTTCTACGTGGCCTGTGTGGTCCTGGGGCTGCAGTTCTTACACGAGAAGAAGATCATTTACAG GGACCTGAAGTTGGATAATCTTCTGCTAGATGCACAGGGTTTCCTGAAGATCGCGGACTTTGGGCTCTGTAAGGAAG GGATCGGCTTTGGGGATCGGACCAGCACGTTCTGCGGCACCCCAGAGTTCCTGGCCCCCGAGGTGCTGACCCAGGAGGCCTAcacccgggccgtggactggtggGGGCTGGGCGTGCTGCTCTATGAGATGCTGGTGGGAGAG TGCCCATTCCCAGGGGACACTGAGGAGGAGGTGTTTGATTGCATCGTCAATGCGGATGCTCCATATCCCCGCTTTCTGTCGGTGCAAGGGCTCGAGCTCATTCAGAAG CTCCTCCAGAAGTGCCCAGAGAGGCGCCTGGGGGCAGGAGAGCAGGACGCCGAGGAGATCAAGGCTCAGCCTTTCTTCAGG GCACCTCTGCCCTTGTCCCCAGACCACCAACTGGCAGGCTCTGCTCGCTCGCGCTGTCCAGCCCCCCTTTGCACCCACCCTCTGCGGCCCCACAGACCTGCGCTACTTCGAGGGCGAGTTCACGGAGTTGCCGCCGGCCTTGACCCCCCCTGA